From the Streptomyces nigrescens genome, one window contains:
- a CDS encoding DUF1330 domain-containing protein, translated as MPAYVIGNIDVLNEEASLAYASVAQKSILRHGGRYLVAGPTPDRCGPAAALPVSSSDCRQVWSPGSAQSSCSY; from the coding sequence ATGCCCGCTTACGTCATCGGCAACATTGATGTGCTCAACGAGGAGGCCAGCTTGGCCTACGCGTCCGTGGCCCAGAAGTCCATCCTCAGGCACGGTGGCCGATACCTGGTCGCGGGCCCCACGCCCGACCGCTGTGGGCCGGCGGCCGCACTCCCCGTCAGCAGCTCAGATTGTCGCCAGGTGTGGTCCCCAGGATCTGCACAAAGCTCTTGTAGCTATTGA
- a CDS encoding cytochrome P450 family protein encodes MADIVDLEAYGKDFTADPYPYYAKLRAQGPVHRVRLPYAPEAWLVVGHQAVRAALSDPRLNKNWRAAGLQSDAGEESALWTNMLDADPPHHTRLRKLVAKEFTARRVEALRPRVQQITDELLDTMLAAPEGRADLVEALAFPLPMTVICELLGVPDMDREAFRAWSNEIVAPTSEQAAQEAVVAMSGYLVDLIETMRNAPGDGLLSALIRTSDEDGDQLSRDELVGTAFLLLVAGHETTVSLLANGVRALLQHPAQLAALRADYSLLDNAVEEMLRYDGPVETATWRFTAEPVEIGGTLIPAGKTVAIVLASASRDREHFAAADDFDITRDARGHTAFGHGIHFCLGAPLARLEARVALRSLLERCPTLAMDADFDDLTWRTGMLRGIEQLPVRWNG; translated from the coding sequence ATGGCGGACATTGTCGATCTGGAGGCCTACGGCAAGGACTTCACCGCGGATCCTTACCCGTACTACGCCAAGCTGCGCGCCCAGGGGCCCGTACACCGGGTACGTCTCCCCTACGCTCCAGAGGCATGGCTGGTCGTCGGGCACCAGGCGGTCAGAGCCGCGCTCAGCGACCCTCGCCTCAACAAGAACTGGCGCGCAGCCGGGCTGCAGAGTGACGCAGGCGAAGAGTCGGCCCTGTGGACGAACATGCTGGATGCGGACCCGCCCCACCACACCCGGCTGCGGAAGCTGGTGGCCAAAGAATTCACGGCCCGCCGCGTCGAGGCACTCCGGCCACGGGTGCAGCAGATCACCGACGAGCTGCTGGACACGATGCTGGCCGCCCCGGAGGGCCGTGCCGACCTGGTGGAGGCGCTCGCCTTCCCGCTGCCCATGACCGTCATCTGCGAACTGCTCGGCGTCCCCGACATGGACCGGGAGGCCTTCCGTGCCTGGTCGAACGAGATCGTCGCGCCGACCAGCGAGCAGGCGGCGCAGGAGGCGGTCGTGGCGATGTCCGGTTACCTCGTCGACCTCATCGAAACCATGCGCAACGCTCCTGGCGACGGCCTGCTCAGCGCCCTGATCCGCACCAGCGACGAGGACGGCGACCAGCTCTCCCGTGACGAGCTGGTCGGCACGGCCTTCTTGCTGCTGGTCGCCGGCCATGAGACAACCGTCAGTCTCCTGGCCAATGGCGTGCGCGCCCTGCTGCAGCACCCTGCCCAACTGGCGGCCCTGCGCGCCGATTACTCCCTTCTCGACAACGCCGTGGAGGAGATGCTGCGCTACGACGGCCCGGTGGAGACGGCCACCTGGCGCTTCACCGCGGAGCCGGTCGAGATCGGCGGCACACTGATCCCCGCCGGAAAAACCGTAGCGATCGTCCTCGCCTCCGCCTCCCGGGACCGCGAACACTTCGCCGCCGCCGATGACTTCGACATCACCCGCGACGCTCGCGGACACACCGCCTTCGGCCACGGCATCCACTTCTGCCTAGGCGCCCCGCTCGCCCGGCTGGAGGCCCGAGTCGCCCTACGGTCCCTCTTGGAACGCTGCCCCACCCTCGCCATGGACGCCGATTTCGACGACCTCACCTGGCGCACGGGGATGCTCAGGGGAATCGAGCAGCTGCCGGTGCGCTGGAACGGCTAG
- a CDS encoding ATP-binding protein — translation MNWLIHDYRESDLAEVVHLIDSTAELGQESVFSLAECIGALTSRQPAVVAVHQGAPIGAALACVAGERGWVMRIAISSAWRGRGLASALLVELERRLIAARVSRIAYVLPEEDLLGEGLLNAGYTRQPAVAYFEKVEPHHGPAASLLEDLGGRFLPTDLWAKVAGMEAEKDLIERRVVLPLAEPERAARHGVRPPRAIALFGPPGTGKTTFARGIAARLGWPFVELLPSRLADEGNLAAALRSAFARIAELERVLVFIDEVEEIAPVRHEPAQPGGLHGVTNELLKLIPGFRERDERLLVCATNSLRSLDPAFLRPGRFDYLIPIGTPDAAARSAIWSRYTDGRADVDVAALVAASELFTPADIEHAARVAAQASFERDLEAIGVGAGAHGRLGASTDDYLAALAQCRPTVTPAMIDEFSADITAHARC, via the coding sequence GTGAACTGGCTCATCCATGACTACCGCGAGAGCGATCTCGCCGAAGTGGTCCACCTGATCGACTCCACGGCCGAGCTCGGGCAGGAGTCCGTCTTCTCGCTCGCCGAGTGCATCGGTGCGCTGACTTCTCGGCAGCCCGCCGTGGTGGCCGTCCACCAGGGCGCGCCCATCGGGGCGGCACTCGCATGTGTGGCGGGTGAGCGGGGCTGGGTGATGCGGATCGCGATCTCCTCGGCCTGGCGTGGCCGGGGGCTGGCGAGTGCGCTGCTGGTGGAACTGGAGCGGCGGCTGATCGCCGCCCGGGTGAGCCGGATCGCCTATGTGCTTCCCGAGGAGGACCTGCTCGGGGAGGGACTGCTCAACGCGGGCTATACGCGGCAGCCCGCGGTGGCCTACTTCGAGAAGGTCGAGCCGCACCACGGGCCCGCGGCCAGCCTCCTGGAGGACCTCGGGGGACGGTTCCTGCCCACTGATCTGTGGGCCAAGGTCGCCGGTATGGAAGCGGAGAAGGACCTCATCGAGAGGCGGGTCGTGCTGCCGTTGGCGGAGCCGGAGCGAGCCGCCCGGCACGGGGTGCGGCCGCCGCGGGCCATCGCCCTGTTCGGTCCGCCGGGGACCGGGAAGACCACCTTCGCCCGCGGGATCGCAGCCAGGCTCGGCTGGCCGTTCGTCGAGCTGCTTCCTTCCCGGCTGGCCGACGAGGGGAATCTGGCGGCGGCACTGCGCAGCGCGTTCGCCCGGATCGCGGAGCTGGAGCGGGTCCTCGTCTTCATCGACGAGGTCGAGGAGATCGCTCCGGTACGCCATGAGCCGGCACAGCCGGGCGGGCTGCACGGGGTGACGAATGAGCTGCTCAAGCTGATCCCCGGCTTCCGCGAGCGGGACGAGCGGCTGCTGGTGTGCGCGACCAACTCCCTCCGTTCGCTCGATCCGGCCTTCCTGCGGCCCGGCCGGTTCGACTACCTGATCCCGATCGGTACGCCGGACGCTGCGGCCCGGTCGGCGATCTGGTCCCGGTACACGGACGGCCGGGCCGATGTGGATGTGGCGGCGCTGGTGGCGGCCAGCGAGCTGTTCACCCCGGCCGATATCGAGCACGCCGCCCGGGTGGCCGCCCAGGCGTCTTTCGAGCGGGACCTGGAGGCGATCGGCGTCGGCGCGGGCGCGCACGGACGGCTCGGGGCGAGCACCGACGACTATCTCGCCGCCCTCGCCCAGTGCCGGCCGACCGTCACCCCCGCCATGATCGACGAATTCAGCGCGGACATCACCGCCCACGCCCGCTGCTGA
- a CDS encoding Mut7-C RNAse domain-containing protein, with the protein MNGPEIHFSFDPALHLFVGSAHSTACTPVVTDGASTLGHVVESLGVPLTEVGRLVVDGAEVPVSHVPQAGESIEVRAIERPQRLPGAPLRFLLDVHLGTLARRLRLLGVDAAYTNEDPGDAALAALSAKEQRVLLSRDRGLLRRREIWAGAFIYSDRPDDQLRDVLGRFAPTLAPWTRCTACNGPLMDADKDSVREHLEHGTQRTYDVFAQCSACGRVYWRGAHHARLEAIVEEALRDRAT; encoded by the coding sequence GTGAACGGACCCGAGATCCACTTCAGCTTCGACCCTGCACTGCACCTTTTCGTCGGTTCAGCGCACAGCACTGCCTGTACGCCCGTGGTCACCGATGGGGCATCGACGCTCGGCCATGTCGTCGAGTCGCTCGGTGTCCCGCTCACCGAGGTCGGCCGGCTTGTCGTGGACGGCGCCGAGGTTCCCGTCTCCCATGTCCCGCAGGCGGGCGAGAGTATCGAGGTGCGCGCCATCGAGCGTCCGCAGCGCCTTCCCGGTGCGCCGCTGAGGTTCCTGCTCGACGTACACCTCGGCACCCTGGCGCGCAGGTTGCGGCTGCTCGGCGTGGACGCGGCGTACACGAACGAGGATCCCGGCGACGCGGCACTGGCTGCGCTCTCGGCGAAGGAACAACGGGTACTGCTCTCCCGGGACCGCGGGCTGCTGCGACGGCGGGAGATCTGGGCGGGCGCGTTCATCTACAGCGACCGGCCCGACGACCAACTCCGGGACGTGCTGGGGCGCTTCGCTCCCACCCTCGCGCCGTGGACGCGCTGCACCGCGTGCAACGGCCCGCTCATGGACGCCGACAAGGACTCCGTCCGTGAGCATCTTGAGCACGGCACGCAGCGTACGTATGACGTCTTCGCCCAGTGCTCGGCATGCGGCCGCGTCTACTGGCGAGGGGCGCACCACGCCCGGCTGGAGGCGATCGTTGAAGAGGCGCTCCGGGACCGCGCCACCTGA
- a CDS encoding class F sortase gives MTAPQSPQPNSNPSRTAPASRPVGRGLLWSAGAFLLGSLLVYNSVDTSADPKPLAHPAVAQSATPRGSAATAVPDLALPRSAPKRVSIPAIAVDAPFTPLTIGPTGALNAPPAGDKNLVGWYKDGAAPGERGSAIIAGHVDTKTGPAVFLQLESLKTGATINITREDGIIATFKVDSVETFNKARFPNDRVYADAPTAQLRVITCGGAYDRKVKDYVDNVVVFAHLASFRQT, from the coding sequence ATGACCGCCCCGCAGTCGCCCCAGCCGAATTCGAATCCCTCCCGGACCGCCCCCGCGTCCCGCCCCGTCGGCCGCGGTCTGCTGTGGTCTGCGGGAGCGTTTCTGCTGGGCTCACTCCTCGTCTACAACTCCGTGGACACCTCTGCAGACCCCAAGCCGCTGGCCCACCCCGCCGTGGCCCAGTCCGCCACACCGCGGGGCTCCGCCGCTACGGCGGTCCCCGATCTGGCGCTGCCCCGTTCCGCACCGAAGCGAGTGTCGATTCCGGCCATCGCCGTCGACGCGCCCTTCACCCCGCTGACCATCGGCCCGACCGGAGCGCTCAACGCGCCGCCCGCGGGGGACAAGAACCTCGTCGGCTGGTACAAGGACGGTGCGGCGCCGGGCGAGCGTGGATCGGCGATCATCGCCGGTCACGTGGACACCAAGACCGGACCGGCGGTGTTCCTGCAACTGGAATCGCTCAAGACCGGCGCCACGATCAACATCACCCGTGAAGACGGCATCATCGCCACCTTCAAGGTCGACTCCGTCGAGACCTTCAACAAGGCGAGATTCCCCAATGACAGGGTCTACGCCGACGCCCCCACCGCGCAGCTCCGCGTGATCACCTGCGGTGGCGCATACGACAGGAAGGTCAAGGACTACGTCGACAACGTGGTGGTGTTCGCCCACCTCGCCTCATTCAGACAGACCTGA
- a CDS encoding maleylpyruvate isomerase N-terminal domain-containing protein yields the protein MSRSTSLSPEAALPPSAVTADDLDRAVQLAVSVLRQAPPTAWDGRAGSLEWDCWETVEHLSDDLFAYAVQLGPRRPPLEGNVPFVWESRRPGGPANAVHADRAAGPAGLLQVLEASGALLVAMVRTTPPEVRAHHVFGVSDPEGFAAMGAVETLVHTHDLAKGLGLAWNPPADLCARVLTRLFPDIPQDADPWPTLLWATGRAELPGQPRRTTWRWDGSVRG from the coding sequence ATGTCCCGGTCAACATCTCTTTCACCCGAAGCCGCGCTCCCACCGTCCGCCGTCACCGCGGACGATCTGGACCGTGCCGTGCAGCTCGCCGTTTCCGTACTGCGCCAGGCCCCGCCGACAGCGTGGGACGGCAGGGCCGGTTCGCTGGAGTGGGACTGCTGGGAGACCGTCGAGCACCTCAGCGACGATCTCTTCGCCTACGCCGTGCAGCTGGGCCCCAGAAGGCCGCCGTTGGAGGGCAATGTGCCCTTCGTGTGGGAGAGCCGTCGGCCCGGCGGCCCCGCGAACGCCGTGCATGCGGACCGTGCGGCGGGGCCCGCGGGGCTGCTGCAGGTGCTGGAGGCGAGTGGCGCGCTGCTGGTGGCGATGGTGCGTACGACGCCGCCGGAGGTGCGCGCGCACCATGTGTTCGGGGTGTCGGACCCGGAGGGCTTCGCCGCGATGGGAGCCGTGGAAACCCTGGTGCACACGCACGACCTGGCAAAGGGCCTCGGACTCGCCTGGAACCCGCCCGCCGACCTGTGTGCCCGGGTGCTCACCCGGCTGTTTCCGGACATCCCGCAGGACGCCGATCCCTGGCCCACCCTTCTGTGGGCCACCGGACGCGCCGAGCTGCCGGGGCAGCCACGGCGCACCACTTGGCGCTGGGACGGGAGCGTACGGGGATAG
- the hemC gene encoding hydroxymethylbilane synthase, giving the protein MSAPELIRIVSRDSPMALAQVERVRAELGALHPGIATEVIPVKTTGDRWMGALSQVEGKGAFTKEVDAALLAGEADLAVHCVKDIPGDRPLPAGTTFAAFLERDDVRDALIHPDGLTLDELPEGTRIGTSSVRRIAQLAASHPHLQCVPMRGNANRRMEKLAAGEADALLLAVSGLERIGRTDVITQILSVDEMCPPIGAGVLALQCREGDTETIDAVSGMGHPRTFQETTAERMLLHVLQGHCNSPIAGYAKTDRRGELSLRACVFTPDGKTVLNAHEWAGPLTPETLGTSVAVALLRQGARELIDGIAH; this is encoded by the coding sequence ATGTCCGCCCCAGAACTGATCCGTATCGTCTCCCGCGACTCGCCCATGGCTCTGGCCCAGGTGGAGCGCGTCCGCGCGGAACTCGGCGCGCTGCACCCCGGTATCGCCACGGAGGTCATCCCGGTCAAGACCACCGGCGACCGCTGGATGGGTGCCCTCTCCCAGGTCGAGGGGAAGGGGGCGTTCACCAAGGAGGTCGACGCGGCCCTCCTGGCCGGTGAGGCGGACCTCGCGGTCCACTGCGTCAAGGACATCCCCGGCGACCGTCCGCTGCCCGCCGGCACGACCTTCGCCGCCTTCCTGGAGCGCGATGACGTCCGTGACGCGCTGATCCACCCAGACGGGCTCACCCTCGACGAACTCCCCGAAGGGACCCGGATCGGCACCTCGTCGGTCCGTCGGATCGCGCAGCTCGCCGCCTCCCATCCGCATCTGCAGTGTGTGCCGATGCGCGGCAACGCCAACCGCCGCATGGAGAAGCTCGCAGCCGGCGAGGCGGACGCACTGCTGCTGGCCGTCTCCGGGCTCGAGCGCATCGGCCGCACGGACGTGATCACCCAGATCCTGTCCGTGGACGAGATGTGCCCGCCGATCGGCGCGGGAGTGCTGGCCCTTCAGTGCCGCGAGGGCGACACCGAGACCATCGACGCCGTCAGCGGCATGGGACACCCCCGGACGTTCCAGGAGACGACCGCCGAACGCATGCTGCTGCACGTCCTGCAGGGCCACTGCAACAGCCCGATCGCCGGCTACGCCAAGACGGACCGCCGCGGTGAACTGTCCCTGCGGGCCTGTGTCTTCACCCCGGACGGCAAGACGGTCCTCAACGCGCACGAATGGGCCGGCCCGCTCACCCCGGAGACCCTCGGCACCTCTGTGGCCGTCGCCCTGCTGCGCCAAGGCGCACGCGAACTGATCGACGGCATCGCGCACTGA
- a CDS encoding LysR substrate-binding domain-containing protein, which yields MFDLHRLRLLRELKHRGTLAAVAAALSYSPSSVSQQLSQLETEVGVPLLEPVGRRVRLTQQAEILVTHTEAVLARLERAEAEIATSLTDLTGTLRVASFQTAALALVPPALTLLRASHPRLRVHVTQMEPERALPGLLARDFDLVIAEEYPGSPNPRPAELEQEDLCHDALRLAHPHPAGDSGAAEAADAAGPTARLRALSGHPWVLEPEGTAARHWALTLCRSAGFEPDVRFESTDLLLHLRLVEQGHAAALLPDLVWDGRPATVPLQQLPHGRQARRLFTAIRRGRDRHPAIQACRRALREAVGASGPPGGR from the coding sequence ATGTTCGACCTCCACCGTCTCCGCCTGCTGCGCGAACTCAAGCACCGCGGCACGCTCGCCGCAGTCGCGGCCGCCCTCTCGTACAGCCCGTCCTCCGTCTCGCAGCAACTGTCGCAGCTGGAGACGGAGGTCGGTGTGCCACTGCTGGAGCCGGTCGGACGGCGGGTGCGGCTGACCCAGCAGGCGGAGATTCTGGTCACCCACACCGAAGCGGTGCTCGCACGGCTGGAGCGCGCCGAGGCGGAGATAGCCACCTCTCTCACCGATCTCACCGGCACTCTGCGCGTCGCGTCCTTCCAGACCGCGGCCCTCGCCCTGGTACCGCCGGCGCTCACGCTGCTGCGTGCTTCCCACCCCCGGCTGCGGGTGCATGTCACACAGATGGAGCCGGAACGGGCGCTGCCGGGGCTGCTGGCCCGCGACTTCGATCTGGTCATCGCCGAGGAGTACCCGGGGAGCCCGAATCCCCGGCCGGCCGAGCTGGAGCAGGAAGATCTGTGTCACGACGCGCTGCGGCTGGCTCACCCGCATCCGGCGGGTGACAGTGGCGCGGCGGAGGCTGCGGACGCAGCCGGGCCCACGGCGCGGCTGCGCGCGCTGTCCGGGCACCCCTGGGTCCTGGAACCCGAGGGCACCGCCGCCCGGCACTGGGCCTTGACGCTGTGCCGCAGCGCGGGCTTCGAGCCCGATGTCCGGTTCGAGTCCACGGACCTGCTGCTGCATCTGCGGCTCGTCGAACAGGGCCACGCCGCTGCTCTGCTCCCGGACCTCGTTTGGGACGGCCGCCCGGCGACCGTCCCCCTCCAGCAGCTCCCGCACGGCCGACAGGCCCGCAGACTGTTCACCGCGATCCGCCGGGGCCGCGACCGGCACCCCGCCATTCAGGCCTGCCGACGGGCCCTCCGTGAGGCGGTCGGCGCGTCGGGGCCGCCAGGGGGTCGCTGA
- a CDS encoding diaminopropionate ammonia-lyase: MTETLTSLPAPAWFAHPGARTWTCPPAPSEVHGFHASLPGYAPTPLTELPSLAAELKVGRVFVKDESCRLGLPAFKALGASWAVHRTLAERAGLAERSGIAERLGIADRAGSQEAGGPVTLVTATDGNHGRAVARMARLLGQRAHVFVPEGVHPAATAAIAAEEARVTEVAGNYDEAVRQAADAVAATPAAVLIQDTAWPGYERIPGWIVEGYATLFAEIDTQLAAVDAGLPDLVAVPVGVGSLAQAAVTHYRSRPAGAAALLSVEPDSAAGVLASLTRQAPVTVTTGVTTMTGLNCGTPSTLAWPYLRDGLDAAIAVTDADSARAADDLAALGVPSGPCGAASLAGVRAALTGDGAAARRTALALGPDSTLVLLSTEGTAANPRHVANPS; this comes from the coding sequence GTGACTGAAACTCTTACTTCCCTCCCCGCACCTGCATGGTTCGCGCACCCCGGCGCCCGTACCTGGACCTGCCCGCCCGCCCCTTCCGAGGTACACGGCTTCCACGCTTCGCTCCCCGGCTACGCCCCCACTCCGCTCACCGAACTCCCTTCTCTGGCTGCGGAGTTGAAAGTGGGTCGGGTCTTCGTCAAGGACGAGTCGTGCCGTCTGGGCCTGCCCGCGTTCAAGGCGCTGGGGGCGTCCTGGGCCGTCCACCGGACTCTCGCGGAACGGGCGGGTCTCGCCGAACGGTCGGGAATCGCGGAACGGTTGGGAATCGCCGATCGGGCGGGCAGCCAGGAAGCCGGCGGTCCGGTCACGCTCGTCACCGCCACCGACGGCAATCACGGCCGAGCCGTGGCCCGTATGGCCCGCCTGCTCGGGCAGCGCGCCCACGTCTTCGTCCCGGAGGGCGTCCACCCGGCCGCCACGGCAGCCATCGCCGCCGAGGAGGCGCGGGTCACCGAAGTCGCCGGAAACTACGACGAGGCGGTACGGCAAGCGGCCGATGCGGTCGCCGCCACCCCGGCCGCGGTCCTCATCCAGGACACCGCCTGGCCCGGCTACGAGCGGATTCCCGGCTGGATCGTCGAGGGCTACGCGACCCTGTTCGCCGAAATCGATACCCAACTGGCCGCGGTGGACGCCGGATTGCCCGATCTCGTCGCCGTGCCGGTGGGCGTGGGCTCACTCGCCCAGGCCGCCGTCACCCACTACCGAAGCCGCCCCGCCGGTGCGGCGGCCCTGCTGTCGGTCGAGCCCGACAGCGCAGCCGGCGTCCTGGCCAGCCTCACCCGGCAGGCACCGGTCACCGTGACGACCGGCGTGACCACCATGACCGGCTTGAACTGCGGCACCCCCTCGACCCTCGCCTGGCCCTACCTCCGTGACGGCCTGGATGCCGCCATCGCCGTCACCGACGCCGACAGCGCCCGCGCCGCCGATGACCTCGCCGCCCTCGGCGTCCCCTCCGGCCCCTGCGGCGCCGCCTCGCTCGCCGGCGTCCGCGCCGCCCTCACCGGCGACGGCGCCGCCGCCCGCCGCACCGCCCTGGCCCTCGGCCCCGACTCGACCCTCGTCCTGCTCAGCACCGAAGGCACCGCCGCCAACCCGCGCCACGTGGCGAATCCGTCATGA